Proteins encoded by one window of Lathyrus oleraceus cultivar Zhongwan6 chromosome 1, CAAS_Psat_ZW6_1.0, whole genome shotgun sequence:
- the LOC127120077 gene encoding uncharacterized protein LOC127120077 isoform X2: MYGFGGEKWKHNRHMWPVPSNATTDGRKIRVGDCALFKPPQDSPPFIGIIRKLTFDKEESPTLEVNWFYRPADLNLSKGIVLEAAPNEVFYSFHKDEIHAASLLHPCKVAFLRKGVELPSGISAFVCRRVYDIENNCLRWLTDKDYINEQQEEVYQLLDKTKLEMHGAVQSGGRSPKPLNGPTSTQSLKSSSDNIQNSSSFGVQGKGKKRERGDQGSDSSKKERLFKVEDGDSGQFRPESMLRSEIAKITDNKGGLVDSDGVKRLVQLMQPDSADKKIDLSGRIMLVDVISLTERYDCLCWFVQIRGLPVLDEWLQEVHKGKIGDANVDKSEEFLLALLRALDNLPVNLHALQTCNVGKSVNNLRSHKNSEIQRKARTLVDTWKKRVEAEMNMTDTKTGSTRAVSWPAKPTPSDVSHSGNRKTGGSSENVAKSSAIQPSTSKNSQSKLNSGEVASKFSSSPGSTKSATASVCSNSKDQNVKLVVCATSDLPLTPIKEERSSSSSQSQNNSRSCSTEHAKAIGSCREDAKSSTAVSMSVNKVPGGASRSRKSSNGVHGASVAVVQKDHSSAKNSSRNSPSDKVSPSRMSHEKPSDQPLTDQGHNQRLILRLPNTGRSPSRGASGGNFEEPSFTCGKTSPPADKKENQDKRFKAKIDCLQTHVSNVINDSSNANDTTGCDEAKGSPTVGERCRVNDDGDKTAEVPKTTCSSTGFVSRSGQTYDASLSPMNALVESCVKFSEASASVSPGNDGINLLASVAAGEISRSGNISPLPSPERKSPAADESSSGNDSKLRHSLEGAARTLGQSDGGVTGEHTRNTVEPLQIKKDSRHPVMTISHDFSDGEAVPSSRLEKTGDSKIQTNFSTTDPIQNAEGPCLRPDTKCDTSETVFPGRKETHAEVGGAERFQEQRESGTQWAKNCSTSSSKLKSGTSSFDDDQKIANMVGGIAEHEKMLVLETVASGMIENEQGKKSPELSSGADSKSQISADKVTGIVMPVQKGSPVTDNCESIDLKRESPSSCNASTVARDENDSHVMPVDIEPDEKRMDLDSAVADVVNERSEEDFGRKEVIGSGSLAHPDLPIPVKENDDPKTCDTNLERKKSVVAAELNAGNANPSPVACGSDVAVKLDFDLNEGYPVEDVGQGDIVRPEEPISSSAVHAPCPLPFPIPSLSGAFHASITVASAAKGPVLLPENPLRSKVELGWKGSAATSAFRPAEPRKNAEMPSNTVDIPSVDATSVKPDRAPLDFDLNVADEISFEDVAYRGSLESGAHDRSSVGFDLDLNRLDETPEAGTFSIGKMDIPLPSKQPSLSSGLSNGGSVSRDFDLNNGPGLDEVSTEVPTRTLQMKSTIPFSSSVHSTRTNNTEFGNYSSWFPPGNSYSAITVPPLLTGRGEQSYVGGSGAQRIIGSTGSTPFSPEMYRGPVLSSSPAVAYPPSTPFPYPGFPFETNFPLSSNAFSGCSTPFMDSTTVGGLCFPTMPSQPIGPGGVVSSTYPRPYVMSLPGGTSNVIPDSRKWGSQSLDLNSGPGVTDTERRDDRLPSGLRQMPVPSQQQALMEDHLKMFQMAGALKRKEPDGGWDGTDRFSYKHPSWQ, from the exons ATGTATGGGTTCGGTGGTGAGAAGTGGAAACACAATCGGCACATGTGGCCTGTACCTTCTAACGCGACCACT GATGGACGCAAGATTCGTGTTGGTGACTGTGCACTTTTCAAACCACCCCAGGACTCCCCTCCTTTTATTGGAATAATTCGCAAGTTAACATTCGATAAAGAAGAAAGTCCAACTTTAGAAGTGAATTGGTTTTACCGACCTGCTGATTTGAATCTCTCTAAAGGGATTGTGCTGGAAGCTGCACCAAACGAAGTGTTCTACTCCTTTCACAAGGATGAGATACATGCTGCATCATTACTCCATCCTTGTAAAGTCGCATTTCTCCGTAAAGGTGTTGAACTTCCTTCAGGGATATCCGCATTTGTTTGTAGACGAGTGTATGACATTGAGAACAATTGTTTACGGTGGCTAACCGATAAGGACTACATTAAT GAGCAGCAGGAAGAAGTTTACCAGCTTTTAGATAAGACAAAACTAGAAATGCATGGGGCTGTGCAGTCAGGAGGCCGTTCTCCAAAACCCTTGAATGGTCCAACGTCAACACAGTCATTGAAATCTAGTTCTGATAACATTCAAAATAGTTCTTCCTTTGGTGTACAGGGTAAGggaaaaaagagagaaagaggtGATCAGGGATCTGATTCATCTAAAAAAGAGCGATTATTTAAGGTAGAAGATGGAGATTCTGGTCAATTTAGACCAGAGAGCATGCTAAGGTCTGAGATTGCTAAAATCACTGATAATAAAGGTGGGCTTGTAGACTCTGACGGGGTTAAAAGACTTGTGCAACTCATGCAACCTGATAGTGCTGATAAAAAAATAGATTTGTCTGGGCGAATAATGCTTGTTGACGTAATATCGCTCACAGAGCGGTATGATTGTCTATGCTGGTTCGTACAGATTCGGGGTTTGCCTGTGTTAGATGAATGGCTGCAGGAGGTCCATAAGGGCAAAATTGGTGATGCTAATGTCGATAAGTCTGAAGAGTTTTTGTTAGCTTTACTCCGTGCACTGGATAATCTTCCCGTGAACCTTCATGCACTACAAACCTGTAATGTTGGAAAATCTGTTAATAATTTACGTAGCCACAAAAATTCTGAAATTCAGAGGAAAGCCAGGACTTTGGTAGACACGTGGAAGAAGCGTGTTGAAGCTGAAATGAATATGACTGATACAAAAACTGGTTCAACCCGTGCTGTTTCTTGGCCTGCAAAGCCAACACCATCAGATGTTTCTCACTCTGGAAATAGAAAAACTGGAGGATCCTCTGAGAATGTTGCGAAGAGCTCTGCTATTCAACCTTCAACATCCAAAAATTCCCAATCTAAACTTAATTCCGGAGAAGTAGCATCGAAGTTCTCTTCATCCCCTGGCTCAACTAAATCGGCGACTGCCTCAGTATGCAGCAACTcaaaagatcaaaatgttaaacTTGTTGTTTGTGCAACATCAGATCTACCTCTGACACCTATCAAGGAGGAGAGGAGCAGCAGTTCTAGTCAATCTCAAAACAACAGCAGATCTTGTTCTACTGAACATGCAAAGGCTATTGGTTCTTGCCGGGAAGATGCAAAGAGCTCCACTGCAGTGTCAATGAGTGTTAATAAAGTACCTGGTGGGGCATCCCGATCTCGTAAGTCGAGTAATGGTGTTCATGGAGCTAGTGTTGCTGTAGTTCAGAAGGATCATAGTTCTGCCAAGAACTCATCGAGAAATTCACCTTCTGATAAAGTTTCCCCAAGTCGAATGTCCCATGAAAAACCATCCGATCAGCCCCTTACTGATCAAGGGCATAATCAGCGACTGATTCTCAGGTTGCCTAACACCGGCCGCAGTCCTTCAAGGGGAGCTAGCGGGGGAAATTTTGAAGAACCTTCTTTTACATGCGGCAAAACATCACCTCCTGCTGACAAGAAGGAGAATCAGGACAAGAGATTTAAAGCTAAAATTGATTGTTTGCAAACCCATGTGTCGAATGTGATAAATGATTCATCCAATGCTAATGACACTACTGGTTGTGATGAAGCTAAGGGCTCTCCAACGGTGGGTGAGCGGTGCAGGGTTAATGATGATGGTGATAAAACAGCAGAAGTACCAAAAACAACCTGTTCTTCAACTGGATTTGTTTCCAGATCAGGGCAGACTTATGATGCTTCTTTAAGCCCCATGAATGCATTAGTTGAGAGCTGTGTGAAATTTTCTGAAGCAAGTGCCTCTGTGTCCCCTGGAAACGATGGGATAAATCTGCTTGCTTCTGTGGCTGCAGGAGAAATATCCAGATCTGGAAACATATCGCCTCTGCCTTCACCTGAGAGGAAGTCTCCTGCAGCTGATGAATCTAGCTCGGGGAATGATTCCAAGTTAAGACATTCACTTGAAGGAGCTGCTCGCACTCTTGGACAGTCTGATGGTGGGGTTACTGGAGAGCATACTCGGAATACTGTGGAGCCATTGCAAATCAAGAAGGATTCTAGGCATCCTGTGATGACAATATCACATGATTTTTCAGATGGCGAAGCCGTTCCATCTAGCCGTCTGGAGAAAACTGGTGACAGcaaaattcaaacaaatttcTCTACTACAGATCCCATACAAAATGCTGAAGGTCCATGCTTACGGCCGGACACCAAATGTGATACTTCTGAAACTGTGTTTCCAGGTAGAAAGGAGACTCATGCAGAAGTTGGAGGAGCAGAGCGTTTTCAGGAGCAGAGGGAATCAGGAACTCAATGGGCTAAAAACTGCAGTACTTCTAGCTCTAAATTGAAGTCGGGGACTTCCTCATTTGATGATGATCAGAAGATTGCTAACATGGTTGGTGGTATCGCAGAGCACGAGAAAATGTTGGTTTTAGAAACTGTTGCAAGTGGTATGATTGAAAATGAACAAGGTAAAAAATCCCCCGAGTTATCTTCAGGCGCAGATAGTAAGTCCCAGATCAGTGCAGATAAAGTGACAGGTATTGTTATGCCTGTGCAAAAAGGCTCACCAGTTACAGATAACTGTGAGTCCATTGATTTAAAAAGGGAGTCACCTTCTTCTTGTAATGCTTCGACAGTAGCCAGGGATGAAAATGATAGTCATGTGATGCCTGTTGATATTGAGCCTGATGAAAAACGAATGGATCTGGATTCAGCAGTTGCAGATGTTGTTAATGAACGTTCTGAAGAGGATTTTGGTAGAAAAGAGGTTATTGGCTCTGGTTCATTAGCTCATCCAGATTTACCAATTCCTGTAAAAGAGAACGATGATCCAAAAACATGTGATACTAATCTTGAAAGAAAGAAATCTGTAGTTGCTGCGGAGTTGAATGCGGGCAATGCTAATCCATCCCCAGTTGCTTGTGGATCTGATGTAGCTGTAAAATTGGACTTCGATTTAAATGAGGGATACCCTGTCGAGGATGTAGGCCAGGGGGATATTGTTAGACCCGAAGAACCTATCAGTTCATCTGCAGTTCATGCTCCTTGCCCATTGCCTTTTCCGATTCCGTCCCTCTCTGGGGCCTTCCATGCTTCAATTACAGTGGCTTCTGCTGCCAAAGGACCGGTTCTTCTGCCAGAAAATCCATTGCGAAGTAAGGTGGAACTTGGATGGAAAGGGTCAGCTGCTACAAGTGCATTCCGGCCAGCTGAACCTAGGAAAAATGCTGAGATGCCATCAAATACTGTTGATATTCCATCGGTTGACGCCACTTCAGTCAAACCAGACCGCGCTCCCTTAGATTTTGATTTAAATGTGGCAGATGAAATCAGTTTTGAGGACGTTGCTTATCGGGGTTCCTTAGAGTCCGGTGCTCATGACCGCAGCTCTGTGGGATTTGATCTTGATCTAAACAGGTTGGACGAGACTCCTGAAGCTGGAACTTTCTCTATAGGTAAAATGGATATTCCTTTACCAAGTAAACAACCTTCATTGTCCAGTGGGTTATCTAATGGTGGAAGTGTCTCAAGAGACTTCGATTTAAATAATGGACCAGGCCTTGATGAAGTTAGCACCGAAGTCCCCACTCGTACTCTGCAGATGAAAAGTACTATCCCATTTTCAAGTTCTGTTCATAGCACCAGAACAAATAATACAGAATTTGGGAATTATTCTTCATGGTTTCCTCCCGGCAATTCGTATTCTGCAATTACTGTCCCACCTCTTCTCACTGGTAGGGGGGAGCAAAGTTATGTTGGCGGTTCTGGGGCACAGCGGATCATAGGTTCCACAGGTAGCACGCCTTTTAGTCCTGAAATGTACCGAGGGCCAGTGCTCTCATCCTCCCCAGCTGTTGCATATCCACCTTCTACGCCCTTTCCATATCCAGGATTTCCATTTGAAACCAATTTTCCATTATCTTCAAATGCCTTTTCTGGTTGTTCAACACCATTTATGGATTCTACAACTGTGGGAGGACTTTGCTTTCCTACCATGCCCTCACAGCCCATTGGGCCTGGTGGCGTTGTCTCATCAACATATCCGCGTCCCTATGTTATGAGTCTTCCAGGTGGTACAAGTAATGTAATACCCGACAGCAGAAAATGGGGTAGTCAGAGTCTGGATCTTAATTCAGGCCCTGGTGTTACAGATACCGAGCGCAGAGATGACAGGTTGCCTTCAGGATTGAGACAGATGCCTGTCCCCAGTCAACAACAAGCCTTGATGGAGGATCACTTGAAGATGTTTCAGATGGCTGGGGCATTAAAAAGAAAGGAACCTGATGGTGGTTGGGATGGAACTGATAGATTCAGTTACAAACATCCCTCATGGCAATAG
- the LOC127120077 gene encoding uncharacterized protein LOC127120077 isoform X1, producing the protein MYGFGGEKWKHNRHMWPVPSNATTVVTVSSPSQFICKDGRKIRVGDCALFKPPQDSPPFIGIIRKLTFDKEESPTLEVNWFYRPADLNLSKGIVLEAAPNEVFYSFHKDEIHAASLLHPCKVAFLRKGVELPSGISAFVCRRVYDIENNCLRWLTDKDYINEQQEEVYQLLDKTKLEMHGAVQSGGRSPKPLNGPTSTQSLKSSSDNIQNSSSFGVQGKGKKRERGDQGSDSSKKERLFKVEDGDSGQFRPESMLRSEIAKITDNKGGLVDSDGVKRLVQLMQPDSADKKIDLSGRIMLVDVISLTERYDCLCWFVQIRGLPVLDEWLQEVHKGKIGDANVDKSEEFLLALLRALDNLPVNLHALQTCNVGKSVNNLRSHKNSEIQRKARTLVDTWKKRVEAEMNMTDTKTGSTRAVSWPAKPTPSDVSHSGNRKTGGSSENVAKSSAIQPSTSKNSQSKLNSGEVASKFSSSPGSTKSATASVCSNSKDQNVKLVVCATSDLPLTPIKEERSSSSSQSQNNSRSCSTEHAKAIGSCREDAKSSTAVSMSVNKVPGGASRSRKSSNGVHGASVAVVQKDHSSAKNSSRNSPSDKVSPSRMSHEKPSDQPLTDQGHNQRLILRLPNTGRSPSRGASGGNFEEPSFTCGKTSPPADKKENQDKRFKAKIDCLQTHVSNVINDSSNANDTTGCDEAKGSPTVGERCRVNDDGDKTAEVPKTTCSSTGFVSRSGQTYDASLSPMNALVESCVKFSEASASVSPGNDGINLLASVAAGEISRSGNISPLPSPERKSPAADESSSGNDSKLRHSLEGAARTLGQSDGGVTGEHTRNTVEPLQIKKDSRHPVMTISHDFSDGEAVPSSRLEKTGDSKIQTNFSTTDPIQNAEGPCLRPDTKCDTSETVFPGRKETHAEVGGAERFQEQRESGTQWAKNCSTSSSKLKSGTSSFDDDQKIANMVGGIAEHEKMLVLETVASGMIENEQGKKSPELSSGADSKSQISADKVTGIVMPVQKGSPVTDNCESIDLKRESPSSCNASTVARDENDSHVMPVDIEPDEKRMDLDSAVADVVNERSEEDFGRKEVIGSGSLAHPDLPIPVKENDDPKTCDTNLERKKSVVAAELNAGNANPSPVACGSDVAVKLDFDLNEGYPVEDVGQGDIVRPEEPISSSAVHAPCPLPFPIPSLSGAFHASITVASAAKGPVLLPENPLRSKVELGWKGSAATSAFRPAEPRKNAEMPSNTVDIPSVDATSVKPDRAPLDFDLNVADEISFEDVAYRGSLESGAHDRSSVGFDLDLNRLDETPEAGTFSIGKMDIPLPSKQPSLSSGLSNGGSVSRDFDLNNGPGLDEVSTEVPTRTLQMKSTIPFSSSVHSTRTNNTEFGNYSSWFPPGNSYSAITVPPLLTGRGEQSYVGGSGAQRIIGSTGSTPFSPEMYRGPVLSSSPAVAYPPSTPFPYPGFPFETNFPLSSNAFSGCSTPFMDSTTVGGLCFPTMPSQPIGPGGVVSSTYPRPYVMSLPGGTSNVIPDSRKWGSQSLDLNSGPGVTDTERRDDRLPSGLRQMPVPSQQQALMEDHLKMFQMAGALKRKEPDGGWDGTDRFSYKHPSWQ; encoded by the exons ATGTATGGGTTCGGTGGTGAGAAGTGGAAACACAATCGGCACATGTGGCCTGTACCTTCTAACGCGACCACTGTAGTCACCGTTTCTTCACCGTCTCAATTTATATGCAAA GATGGACGCAAGATTCGTGTTGGTGACTGTGCACTTTTCAAACCACCCCAGGACTCCCCTCCTTTTATTGGAATAATTCGCAAGTTAACATTCGATAAAGAAGAAAGTCCAACTTTAGAAGTGAATTGGTTTTACCGACCTGCTGATTTGAATCTCTCTAAAGGGATTGTGCTGGAAGCTGCACCAAACGAAGTGTTCTACTCCTTTCACAAGGATGAGATACATGCTGCATCATTACTCCATCCTTGTAAAGTCGCATTTCTCCGTAAAGGTGTTGAACTTCCTTCAGGGATATCCGCATTTGTTTGTAGACGAGTGTATGACATTGAGAACAATTGTTTACGGTGGCTAACCGATAAGGACTACATTAAT GAGCAGCAGGAAGAAGTTTACCAGCTTTTAGATAAGACAAAACTAGAAATGCATGGGGCTGTGCAGTCAGGAGGCCGTTCTCCAAAACCCTTGAATGGTCCAACGTCAACACAGTCATTGAAATCTAGTTCTGATAACATTCAAAATAGTTCTTCCTTTGGTGTACAGGGTAAGggaaaaaagagagaaagaggtGATCAGGGATCTGATTCATCTAAAAAAGAGCGATTATTTAAGGTAGAAGATGGAGATTCTGGTCAATTTAGACCAGAGAGCATGCTAAGGTCTGAGATTGCTAAAATCACTGATAATAAAGGTGGGCTTGTAGACTCTGACGGGGTTAAAAGACTTGTGCAACTCATGCAACCTGATAGTGCTGATAAAAAAATAGATTTGTCTGGGCGAATAATGCTTGTTGACGTAATATCGCTCACAGAGCGGTATGATTGTCTATGCTGGTTCGTACAGATTCGGGGTTTGCCTGTGTTAGATGAATGGCTGCAGGAGGTCCATAAGGGCAAAATTGGTGATGCTAATGTCGATAAGTCTGAAGAGTTTTTGTTAGCTTTACTCCGTGCACTGGATAATCTTCCCGTGAACCTTCATGCACTACAAACCTGTAATGTTGGAAAATCTGTTAATAATTTACGTAGCCACAAAAATTCTGAAATTCAGAGGAAAGCCAGGACTTTGGTAGACACGTGGAAGAAGCGTGTTGAAGCTGAAATGAATATGACTGATACAAAAACTGGTTCAACCCGTGCTGTTTCTTGGCCTGCAAAGCCAACACCATCAGATGTTTCTCACTCTGGAAATAGAAAAACTGGAGGATCCTCTGAGAATGTTGCGAAGAGCTCTGCTATTCAACCTTCAACATCCAAAAATTCCCAATCTAAACTTAATTCCGGAGAAGTAGCATCGAAGTTCTCTTCATCCCCTGGCTCAACTAAATCGGCGACTGCCTCAGTATGCAGCAACTcaaaagatcaaaatgttaaacTTGTTGTTTGTGCAACATCAGATCTACCTCTGACACCTATCAAGGAGGAGAGGAGCAGCAGTTCTAGTCAATCTCAAAACAACAGCAGATCTTGTTCTACTGAACATGCAAAGGCTATTGGTTCTTGCCGGGAAGATGCAAAGAGCTCCACTGCAGTGTCAATGAGTGTTAATAAAGTACCTGGTGGGGCATCCCGATCTCGTAAGTCGAGTAATGGTGTTCATGGAGCTAGTGTTGCTGTAGTTCAGAAGGATCATAGTTCTGCCAAGAACTCATCGAGAAATTCACCTTCTGATAAAGTTTCCCCAAGTCGAATGTCCCATGAAAAACCATCCGATCAGCCCCTTACTGATCAAGGGCATAATCAGCGACTGATTCTCAGGTTGCCTAACACCGGCCGCAGTCCTTCAAGGGGAGCTAGCGGGGGAAATTTTGAAGAACCTTCTTTTACATGCGGCAAAACATCACCTCCTGCTGACAAGAAGGAGAATCAGGACAAGAGATTTAAAGCTAAAATTGATTGTTTGCAAACCCATGTGTCGAATGTGATAAATGATTCATCCAATGCTAATGACACTACTGGTTGTGATGAAGCTAAGGGCTCTCCAACGGTGGGTGAGCGGTGCAGGGTTAATGATGATGGTGATAAAACAGCAGAAGTACCAAAAACAACCTGTTCTTCAACTGGATTTGTTTCCAGATCAGGGCAGACTTATGATGCTTCTTTAAGCCCCATGAATGCATTAGTTGAGAGCTGTGTGAAATTTTCTGAAGCAAGTGCCTCTGTGTCCCCTGGAAACGATGGGATAAATCTGCTTGCTTCTGTGGCTGCAGGAGAAATATCCAGATCTGGAAACATATCGCCTCTGCCTTCACCTGAGAGGAAGTCTCCTGCAGCTGATGAATCTAGCTCGGGGAATGATTCCAAGTTAAGACATTCACTTGAAGGAGCTGCTCGCACTCTTGGACAGTCTGATGGTGGGGTTACTGGAGAGCATACTCGGAATACTGTGGAGCCATTGCAAATCAAGAAGGATTCTAGGCATCCTGTGATGACAATATCACATGATTTTTCAGATGGCGAAGCCGTTCCATCTAGCCGTCTGGAGAAAACTGGTGACAGcaaaattcaaacaaatttcTCTACTACAGATCCCATACAAAATGCTGAAGGTCCATGCTTACGGCCGGACACCAAATGTGATACTTCTGAAACTGTGTTTCCAGGTAGAAAGGAGACTCATGCAGAAGTTGGAGGAGCAGAGCGTTTTCAGGAGCAGAGGGAATCAGGAACTCAATGGGCTAAAAACTGCAGTACTTCTAGCTCTAAATTGAAGTCGGGGACTTCCTCATTTGATGATGATCAGAAGATTGCTAACATGGTTGGTGGTATCGCAGAGCACGAGAAAATGTTGGTTTTAGAAACTGTTGCAAGTGGTATGATTGAAAATGAACAAGGTAAAAAATCCCCCGAGTTATCTTCAGGCGCAGATAGTAAGTCCCAGATCAGTGCAGATAAAGTGACAGGTATTGTTATGCCTGTGCAAAAAGGCTCACCAGTTACAGATAACTGTGAGTCCATTGATTTAAAAAGGGAGTCACCTTCTTCTTGTAATGCTTCGACAGTAGCCAGGGATGAAAATGATAGTCATGTGATGCCTGTTGATATTGAGCCTGATGAAAAACGAATGGATCTGGATTCAGCAGTTGCAGATGTTGTTAATGAACGTTCTGAAGAGGATTTTGGTAGAAAAGAGGTTATTGGCTCTGGTTCATTAGCTCATCCAGATTTACCAATTCCTGTAAAAGAGAACGATGATCCAAAAACATGTGATACTAATCTTGAAAGAAAGAAATCTGTAGTTGCTGCGGAGTTGAATGCGGGCAATGCTAATCCATCCCCAGTTGCTTGTGGATCTGATGTAGCTGTAAAATTGGACTTCGATTTAAATGAGGGATACCCTGTCGAGGATGTAGGCCAGGGGGATATTGTTAGACCCGAAGAACCTATCAGTTCATCTGCAGTTCATGCTCCTTGCCCATTGCCTTTTCCGATTCCGTCCCTCTCTGGGGCCTTCCATGCTTCAATTACAGTGGCTTCTGCTGCCAAAGGACCGGTTCTTCTGCCAGAAAATCCATTGCGAAGTAAGGTGGAACTTGGATGGAAAGGGTCAGCTGCTACAAGTGCATTCCGGCCAGCTGAACCTAGGAAAAATGCTGAGATGCCATCAAATACTGTTGATATTCCATCGGTTGACGCCACTTCAGTCAAACCAGACCGCGCTCCCTTAGATTTTGATTTAAATGTGGCAGATGAAATCAGTTTTGAGGACGTTGCTTATCGGGGTTCCTTAGAGTCCGGTGCTCATGACCGCAGCTCTGTGGGATTTGATCTTGATCTAAACAGGTTGGACGAGACTCCTGAAGCTGGAACTTTCTCTATAGGTAAAATGGATATTCCTTTACCAAGTAAACAACCTTCATTGTCCAGTGGGTTATCTAATGGTGGAAGTGTCTCAAGAGACTTCGATTTAAATAATGGACCAGGCCTTGATGAAGTTAGCACCGAAGTCCCCACTCGTACTCTGCAGATGAAAAGTACTATCCCATTTTCAAGTTCTGTTCATAGCACCAGAACAAATAATACAGAATTTGGGAATTATTCTTCATGGTTTCCTCCCGGCAATTCGTATTCTGCAATTACTGTCCCACCTCTTCTCACTGGTAGGGGGGAGCAAAGTTATGTTGGCGGTTCTGGGGCACAGCGGATCATAGGTTCCACAGGTAGCACGCCTTTTAGTCCTGAAATGTACCGAGGGCCAGTGCTCTCATCCTCCCCAGCTGTTGCATATCCACCTTCTACGCCCTTTCCATATCCAGGATTTCCATTTGAAACCAATTTTCCATTATCTTCAAATGCCTTTTCTGGTTGTTCAACACCATTTATGGATTCTACAACTGTGGGAGGACTTTGCTTTCCTACCATGCCCTCACAGCCCATTGGGCCTGGTGGCGTTGTCTCATCAACATATCCGCGTCCCTATGTTATGAGTCTTCCAGGTGGTACAAGTAATGTAATACCCGACAGCAGAAAATGGGGTAGTCAGAGTCTGGATCTTAATTCAGGCCCTGGTGTTACAGATACCGAGCGCAGAGATGACAGGTTGCCTTCAGGATTGAGACAGATGCCTGTCCCCAGTCAACAACAAGCCTTGATGGAGGATCACTTGAAGATGTTTCAGATGGCTGGGGCATTAAAAAGAAAGGAACCTGATGGTGGTTGGGATGGAACTGATAGATTCAGTTACAAACATCCCTCATGGCAATAG